The Apus apus isolate bApuApu2 chromosome 8, bApuApu2.pri.cur, whole genome shotgun sequence genome has a window encoding:
- the CFAP410 gene encoding cilia- and flagella-associated protein 410 isoform X2 produces MSRVYTEIPSSGGATGGSRLTDISICRDLPNIEVITFSVNGISDLEPLRQCLNLTELYLRKNNITSLNELFYLKNLPQLRVLWLSENPCCGSDPHRYRMTVLRNLPSLQKLDNQAVTEEELSQALVDGEEITAPPPRRGVDNGCPGSSESSAAESTAETERELLSFTLEETNKIREELGMKPVPRDKFSSFSPRETDCNQKEKNNVLNAILLLTKELDVEGLEIVQQTVGRRLQALQKKELQEE; encoded by the exons ATGAGCCGCGTTTACACAGAAATACCAAGCAGCGGGGGAGCTACGGG GGGCAGCCGCCTGACGGAT ATATCGATATGCCGGGATTTGCCCAACATCGAGGTGATCACGTTCAG CGTGAACGGCATCTCCGACCTCGAGCCGCTGCGTCAGTGCCTGAACCTGACTGAACTCTATCTGAGGAAGAACAACATTACAAGCCTAAACGAGCTCTTCTACCTCAAAAACCTACCCCAGCTGAGGGTCCTGTGGCTGTCTGAAAATCCCTGCTGTGGGTCGGACCCCCACCGCTACCGGATGACCGTGCTGCGCAACCTGCCCAGCCTGCAGAAGCTTGATAACCAAG ctgtgacagaagaagaactgtcccaggcCCTGGTGGATGGCGAGGAGATCACAGCCCCACCACCCAGGAGGGGGGTGGACAATGGCTGCCCTGGCTCCTCGGAATCCAGTGCTGCTGAGTCCACAGCCGAGACTGAGAGGGAACTGCTGAGCTTCACTCTGGAGGAGACAAA CAAAATTCGAGAGGAGCTGGGTATGAAGCCGGTTCCCAGGGAtaaattttcctccttttcaccTCGAGAGACAGACTGTAACCAAAAGGAGAAA AACAATGTCCTGAATGCCATCCTGCTTCTCACAAAGGAACTGGACGTGGAGGGTCTGGAGATTGTCCAGCAGACGGTGGGGAGGAGGCTCCAGGCCCTTCAgaagaaggagctgcaggaggagtgA
- the CFAP410 gene encoding cilia- and flagella-associated protein 410 isoform X1, producing MRLSRAAVLARAKAAGLDGVRRLNCWGSRLTDISICRDLPNIEVITFSVNGISDLEPLRQCLNLTELYLRKNNITSLNELFYLKNLPQLRVLWLSENPCCGSDPHRYRMTVLRNLPSLQKLDNQAVTEEELSQALVDGEEITAPPPRRGVDNGCPGSSESSAAESTAETERELLSFTLEETNKIREELGMKPVPRDKFSSFSPRETDCNQKEKNNVLNAILLLTKELDVEGLEIVQQTVGRRLQALQKKELQEE from the exons ATGAGGCTGAGCCGGGCGGCCGTGCTGGCCAGGGCCAAGGCGGCCGGGCTGGACGGTGTCCGGCGCCTCAACTGCTG GGGCAGCCGCCTGACGGAT ATATCGATATGCCGGGATTTGCCCAACATCGAGGTGATCACGTTCAG CGTGAACGGCATCTCCGACCTCGAGCCGCTGCGTCAGTGCCTGAACCTGACTGAACTCTATCTGAGGAAGAACAACATTACAAGCCTAAACGAGCTCTTCTACCTCAAAAACCTACCCCAGCTGAGGGTCCTGTGGCTGTCTGAAAATCCCTGCTGTGGGTCGGACCCCCACCGCTACCGGATGACCGTGCTGCGCAACCTGCCCAGCCTGCAGAAGCTTGATAACCAAG ctgtgacagaagaagaactgtcccaggcCCTGGTGGATGGCGAGGAGATCACAGCCCCACCACCCAGGAGGGGGGTGGACAATGGCTGCCCTGGCTCCTCGGAATCCAGTGCTGCTGAGTCCACAGCCGAGACTGAGAGGGAACTGCTGAGCTTCACTCTGGAGGAGACAAA CAAAATTCGAGAGGAGCTGGGTATGAAGCCGGTTCCCAGGGAtaaattttcctccttttcaccTCGAGAGACAGACTGTAACCAAAAGGAGAAA AACAATGTCCTGAATGCCATCCTGCTTCTCACAAAGGAACTGGACGTGGAGGGTCTGGAGATTGTCCAGCAGACGGTGGGGAGGAGGCTCCAGGCCCTTCAgaagaaggagctgcaggaggagtgA